Genomic segment of Apostichopus japonicus isolate 1M-3 chromosome 8, ASM3797524v1, whole genome shotgun sequence:
ccccaagccccccggtgcCGCCGccactaccccctcccctttggaaaattttcgcttacggaggatgggctagatgcaaaatgctgccacatttgatgctaaattcgatctgaagatatctccagaaattgctatttttgaggtaatgattttaacaaggggcagaattttgcagaggatatgaaccacatgctgtcgatattatgcctaaccctatatcaatagaacctacatttgttgaattaatgtgtgcatgacccccgactcctttcttgtctttctcgttttcgcccattatctattaatatgtaacaggttccagcatcgttattggctcctatcagggatctcaccatgcaatccaaagtttgatcacacatcgagtatggctcagtatgcaggtgtgaacattcgccatttgttcctacaagcatctcacctcaaatgacctctgcaccccctacacaacagggttaatatatgagtccacaaatataggcaagtatggtgcctgcggaccctcacattctcacatttcgtcagctcctaacctgtcaacctcagaccaaggcaacatattgcagtaccctcccttctcacagtcatgtagctcgcgaagcggacgtgtatatccgctggtatggcgtgagcactgacacattcaatgtaaatatcgacacctgttgtgatggcgcaggtcacgacttcgatacccgacgttcaaggataaactttttcattttttcgtagctcatttgaagaaaatacgaattactttGCTTCTTtttccttatgaaaaaccaactcagatgatgggagttgaatataacaaaatatatatatatttttttaccaacccaaatctcagatgggggggcactcggggggcactgggttttccaggggggcacgtgcccccctggcccccccccttggcgacgccactgggtCTGGTACGTAATGGCTGTTGATGGGTAGGTAATACCGAATGACACTTTCATTACTATGATCAGTTAAATAACAATTCGTCGCTATTTCGGGAGTGGATCTATAGATATTATAAAAGAATGCGGCTCTGGGGTCCTTGAGGCCGACTCCCCCAGTTAGTGGAGATAAACACTTTTGATTGTGTTTTTGTGATATTAAACaccgcggggggggggggagtgcacACCTGCACACCTATCAGGGATCCGCGTCTGGTCATGATAGGCAAAGTTATGGAAGACTTGTGTATTATTCGTTCCCTAGAGAAATGATTAAAAGTAGGCATTTCAGCGGCCATGGGCCCATGCCCATCTAGCAAATGTACCAACTACTATATAGATTTGGGTGCAAGTGTGCCTGACGGCGACTCGATCAATTCCTTATCAAAATTACCTGCAAGAAGTGGCAGTGTGATTGCTGAATAACTGCGGCGAAATGACATaatagcaagggcgtaggaaccgggggggctgggggggcgccagccccccagtgaaaaatgtggaggggcggaagtatcattccgcccccccggttcgcaggtcagaaaacccctttttcatttccaaatgagaaaaaaaatctcatttggagcaccaaattgcatctaaggccagttgaaaatacaaaattaagtttacaaaatggagtgggtgttgaagtgtgctatactgcaccaaattgcatctgaggccacctggaaatgcaaaaaattccaaaggggagggagataccccctccccttagacccctcccccaggccggccattagtcttcagccccccccccccactcaaaagtaccttcctacgccactgcataaTAGGGTGGACCCTTCATTTGACATGAACGTATCTCCTATCCCACTgtgaaaatggagggggggggggaatggggaaTGATTCTGCCCGCGCGGCCCTCGCCTTTTTGAATGCACTCCACAACGCAATGGTAAATCATTCAGCCTCAGTGAAACATTGTTTTTCAAGAAACGCGTGCAAGGGGATACATTTTTCGATTATATACCTCAAGTAATCCATCGAAGTTTCGATCGAAATTTAAGCAAGAAGATGTCCATGAAACACGGACGTTTTGACAGATTACATGAAAAGTTCGTCCTAAATGTCctaaatgtcaaaatatcaatAAAGTGTCGATATCAAATTTGATACGGTCAAGATTCGAAAATTTCCAAAGTTCAAATTCATTTCACGTTCTTAATCGAACGCTTGGACAAGAAGTCGAGAATTTAAAGTGAACTTTCTTACTTTTGGAGTAACAAATTGAAATTTCGTTAAAAAAAAGTCGTAATTTCGAAAACGTGATCGAAATTTTGAGATgcaatatttgaaaagatcaAGAAAGTAGCCGATACTCTTTCAGTAAAATAAATCAATgttgttacttttgtttttgttatatgGAAACTTTCTCGAAATACTGAAGAGGTAAGATACAATCAATATATTTGAGTAATTGGTCTAAAATTTGACACCAAAAAACGATCCAGTCCAATTGCCgaattttcaaaatgattgtagaatttttgagataaaatactCAACGttttcagcaattatttgaaaaagataGTTGAAAATTTCAGACAAACCAGTCGATATTTCGAGATTCAAAGTTGGAAGTCCAAGAAACATAACATGAAATATGACTTGTCGAATATCTTGATTAGAAATTCGAAATTTTTATATGGAAAGTAGAAAAGTAGGaactttgaaaagaaaactgttgtaatattgaagaaaaatcgAATCGACAGTGCATTGTGTTTTAATCGATCACAGGCATTATCATAATGCATAGACACCACActtaacccccacccccacatacTACGACTAcgaccccccaccccaccaacgTCTCCCGCTAATCTCGCTGGGTAATTAAATGTCACAGTGAATTTGTTCCTTAAAGTGGATTTCAATCTTTCACATATATGAACAAAAGTGTTCGGCAACAGAGTCTTCTGGGATCTAAAGAATGCCACGAAAAAGAACTGGACCGATGATTTATACAAGATGCGATGCAGTCTGATCTCATGGCTTAATGACCATATACATGTTTGTGTTGGGAAATGACAGATATCTATATAGATGGATGTGATGTATAACTCTATTTGCGATTTCCAATGGGTAATGTAGCCGATCACGTGATCAAATACTGACTAATGAAATTTGTAGATGCAAAAGTCCAAGCTCTGGGAAACAGTGGGAATATTGAATTAGTCGAAACTTCGAAACAGCAgctatagtctatatatattatttgttttattacatatatttttaatgtcTTTAATAGGCTACCGTAGAACTGTTTACGGTTATTGTGTGAAAGTGCGGCAGCTCTGTTGGACGGATCATTGTAAATAATTATATTGCCCATACATGAGGGCCATACATGTAGCCAGTATATCGATGAATCATTTCTACGTATAGTGCTTGGTGTGCACCCAGAGGAGGTTGAGCCGGAGCACAGGTGGCATGTACCCCACAATTTTGTGGAAAGTTTGTGGTCCCCCAGATTTAACCCTAGTAAGCTTAGGCCGCCCACTGAGCTGGCCTGCCTGCGCCATGTTCAGTTTGGGCTTTGATTTCTGCATATAGTGTTTAGAAGAGTTGTGTGCCTCCTCTCTATAATTCAATACCAATCGAACAATGAAACACCCACGAGTCACCCCGATCGATCATAAAGGGGGCACTGGGCCACCGCTGCTACGAAGACCGTGGTAGTCCCAATTAGCATACAACATGTACCTCTCTGTGGAAATCTCCAGATCAATACTGTCAGTGTTGTCGTAAAATAGACCTCAATTTGTTTCTCGTACGATATACCATTCACACTGACATACCACAAGAAATCTTACATCTTGATTCAGGCTTTGGTATTTACGTATATATACTAGAtcaaatttagttaatttgacGCTGAAGTTTTCGTAAGGCTTTCTTGTTTCATCAAGGTACCCGTACGTGTTATTACAACAAGTTGATTAAACATCAGAAGTACTTGGCATTATAGACGAAACAGGTAAATATTTCAAGAATTAgaaattagaaaaaaagaaagaaattagatGGTATAAGTACAATTATTACCgtgtttgtttgtgtatatGAGATCTTCAAATATTGCAGAGTGTTTGAATTACTTTTGTTTCGTTTGACAGAGGAGTTTGCCAAATGTGAAACCACTCATCTGAAATGTAATTCGTTGGAATTATCACAATATAGAGTATCCTATACCGTAGTTTTATTCTCAAATGTTTGGgaatttatgaatattattgcatatacGGTAGCATTCAAGTTAGTTTAAACATAATTGTGTAGATGCCCTGTGACAGTCTACAAAATGATTACTATTTCGAGGAACTATATAGTTCTGTAGTTTACTCGAAAGGAATTATTGACAAATTTAAGTCTCTCAGAGTGAAAGGAAGCAATACAGGATATAGCCTATGTATGCATCATAAACGAAACTGTAGGATTCTGTAGAGGACCCCATTTTCCAACCCCACCACCTTTTTGCGGCGTTTCATCCAAATACTTCGATGTGGAATGAGTCGTAATTGCCTCGTTCCCCACACCAGGTTTAACTAGAGGGTCAATAAGAGGACCTGGAAAATAGGGAGGGGTGCAGGAAAATATATGAAGAGTTCAAAAAAGGTGGCTAGTAAAATTTTTGTCCCCGGTCTCCGACCTAGCTAGCTCTCGAAGCCTCCGgccaatcccccacccccaacccccatccAATAAGTGAAGTTGCTGACCGCGTATGCTACGCCCATCACTGTTCATAGAATTCATATCTACGTTTACAGGAAATCCGAGTATAATAAATTCTGCAGTGAGGAAGACCATGGGTGAGGAAATAGCCAAAGTGAAGGCTATGACAGCCAAGTATCCTAACATAAGTGACCATTACAACTACAGTGAGCAACTCATGAGAGACTCCGTAATGGCTCTACATGGCATTATTCTTCAAGATATTAAACTTGGTAAAAAAGAACTCttgaaagattccaaatttctaCAAGGTAGGCTTTATGAGACACTAACGTACATCCTCTCTCGTCAAGGGAAAGATGTTGAGCAAGTAATACTGGAACACGGTCATCCAAAACTGAAATATCTGCGCAGTCGCACTATAATACAGCCAAAGGTCGATTTGATCTTAGCGAAGCGTAAGCCGGAGTTGATCTTCATAACAGCAGCAATGTTAAAAAAGGACAGTACCGGATATCAACCTGATATTAGAAGTGTTAAGACGGATATGGCCCGTTTGGCCTATCTGGTACTGGAGAGGGCCGTCAGGTGGGGCTTTTTCATTTGGACCGGTACCCTTGATGAGTTACGTCATTGGCAAATGTGTTATAACTATGACGAACTTTGTCAAGCAGAGGGTAACAAGACCAGTCATATCGTCTTACGGAGGGATGCGATGACCCTTCCCAGAGTGGGGCATCCCATACCGGCGTTCTACCAAGCCGAACTGTTATTGAACCGTATCGCACCGGAGTTTTGTATTCGGTTATATCGCATCACTCCAGAAATGACAATGTGGGAAGATAAAGACGATGACGTAAGCCGGTTGAAAGATTTCTATAAGATGCAGAGTCAGTTACACACCGGGTACGGTATGTGGGGCATCAACGAACAGATTCGAAACGTGAGAGGACAGGTGATGAAAGTACGAGACTATGTACATGTAAGTAGAGGCCTTATGTAAAGTACTATATGGATACACATCGTTCCACTTCATGGAATCATTTCATGGATTAAACCGAAACAGTATAAACCCCTATGAACTCAAGATATGCATGTGTGCGCGGACTGGGGTTATGTGCGTGGATGTATATGTGTCTatgcgtgtgtttgtgtgcgtgAAGGATCGATGTATGTGTGCTAGATTCGTCTTTGCGTGCGTGATTCTCTATTGAACTTGTTCAACTTATCCAGTACCATACATTCCGGAGAATAAATCTTTTTTACATAATTGATAGTGGGTAGATATGTTAATGTGTTTGTTGTTTCATTCTTTCACCAGGCAAGTTTATTTGAACGTGCTCGCGCCTTGCTTATGATGGCGCGTGTCATGTTCACAGATCTTGTGGTTGTCAAGACGCTCGACAGCAAAGAAATCGAAGAAACAGACTACCTGAAATCGCACATGCTGGAACTAAAAAGCGCCATCGAAGATGGTCTCCATAGAAACAATCCTAGCAGTGAGGAGAGTAGCAGCGACGATGAATGACGTCACGAATGTGAAATGTgagaataagaagaaaaatctTGCAACAATTATGCGTGTATACTTAATTAGATATGTGACCAATCTCCTCCGACCCAGAGGACGTGAAGCGAGGATGggtggtatgtgtgtgtgtgtgtgtgggggggggatcACCGCCATTTGATGGCTACCCAAGCATGACAGCAACCTATCGCGGCTTTAACAGTTATGAACTTGGGCGCTGTTCTCTacggcatatatatatacatacagtagcgTAACTAGGCCGGTGCGTTCGCCGTGGTCCCAGTCCCGTGGGTAGTCATTGACATTAATCATTTTACCGAATCAATCATCCACTGATAAAATGGCTAGTACTGATATCAATCATGAAGCTAGTAAACCAAACGGACCCGTGTACTATTTAGGGACGCAGAGTTCCATATCCGGGCGGTTATAAGTGCCAAATATATCAAACGAATTGCTCCCCTCGGTACAAACCATGGTTGTCCTAGGGTGCGTATAATTTTTGCAATGGACTCTCCTTATTTCTATTGCTACAAGGGGGCCTTGTTACGCCACTACTTCAGGCCTTTTCACAATACCCCACCAGCCCCCCAACCCAACTCTATACCACTCCCCGTCGGATCCCACGATAAGTTATATGTTCCGATCATTACTGTAACATAAGAAGGCTTATAAAGTGGCTTTGTATTTTCCAGTGTTATTAGAAGtaaagatgttttttttattttccaaatatttcttttttcattgCTTATTGTTATATCACATGTCATCTCGTCACTTCATGACACATTGCAATTATATTATGTAGGTGCTTTTATGTCAGGAATACGAAACCCTTAGCTCACCAACTGATCGGAATGTTGGCAGCTGTTGTCTATCACCATGGTTAATTAATCGACAGTCCGATACCTAAGTAACTACATCTTATGTTAGATAATTATCCAGTCATTGACCTTTCAACTTTTGTTTCAACGTTGAGAACAGCAACATGTATTTCTTGCGATCCGGAGACCGCGAGCTTTATGTGATTATTTCTATATCCTGTATTTTCTCTACTGTAATATGGCACCCAGTGATGcattatgttaataataataataaatacattttcaagATCTAATGCATCACTACATCATTTTATCAATCCCGTAAaccacgcacacatacacacacacacgcacacgcacattatatatgtataacgaatgtaatggttttttttttactgtttgaaTGGGTAAAGCTTTGTTAATATTACCGTCTCGTTGCAATCTGCCCGACGTttcactgagtgacgtcacgcATTAAATTGTTATCAGACCCTATTTTACAGTAAACCTATCAATGTGTTTCTGACAGGATGTTTAGAACTCAACGCAAAAAAATGCAGTTTTCACTTACCCCGTGTGATCGAACAATCTGATATAAATTTTACCAGattatttcactttctgtcaaagccgatataattgtaaataaacaaactttatGATCAGAAAGTCAGTTTTCACATCTTGATTTataattgacataattttgttacttaaCTAACCAGGCTGTACATACACCCATAACTCCAGCGCATCATATTTCCATACGATAGTAATATACTATGGAAGTGCGGAGTAAAGTTCAGCATGGGTTACACAAGGGGGCCGAACATTACCTATGGGTGTTAGGAGGTTGATGCAATATTCATCAACCGTCAATTTCTCTCCTATATTTGCAATCGTTATGAGCAGTCTCAAAGCAAAAGTTATTTTTTAGGGGATTGGGATGGAGTGATTGGGGCAGGGGGTTGGTTTGTGGGTATAAGGGGGAAGCAATATGGGCAACAACTATCACTATTAACTAAAAGGGCTGCTTTTGACTACGGACAATTTTAACCGGGTCGATATCTTAAGCAACAGACAATTCTGTTCCATGACGTcgcaggggcgtcggagccggtacaatattcacggcgctaaaaaaaaagaagtaggaCTAAGGGGAAAAactggcaaaaaataaagaaccaataTGAGACATACTTCAAAATTTcatacttcatatttcagaagATTAGTCGggtggcaggggtcttgttttcaagctcgggaagtgccatttcctgcaatctgggagacattctttcaaaattttctccattacgctatgCGCCATCCATGGTGGGGCGTAGCgcagtttgacctaccaaacgtcccccgataattatgatagatggcgaCACTCTGACCTTCCGTACCAATCctaaatagcttccgacgcccctgcgTCACTGGGTATCTTCATCTTGACTGTCCGTTGGGAAGATTCAGGATACTGTAAGATGATATAAAAGGATCGTCTtttatgctaaatctctggataGGTAATTGAAGGCTaacattgatgatgacgtcacttcctCATTGCATATCTAAAGGTTGAGGTTAATCAACTCTTATATCAATTTTAATCATTCAGCCAAAACATCATGTTCttattaataacatataaacaacagagagCATCGTTGGATGACATTGAGCACCATCTGTTCTTGACACATTTGTATATGCATTGTTAATATGTCATGTGAGGGCTATAAAATGTCTTATTTATCCTATTGAGTTTAGTGTTACATCTGATGGAACTGATCTTATAGTCGGTGGGTTAGACTAcaaagtccagtcactttaactgatgaacgtCAACTGCTTAAGAGTTGAAGTTgagaagaagaaatagaaaaggaaacaaaaattaaattcgaTAAGGAAAATGGTCTAATAACAAGGAAGAGAATGAACCAAAATGTGACGCATGAATTATTCAGACAACCATTAGCGTGTGGATTGTGAACCACGAAGGTTCAACgttacattaaaaacaaaacatccatCACAAAATCTCAAGCGTTCGAAGCATTTCCGTTTTATAGGAATGACTTTGCAGCACACTTTTCTGCACGAGTTTGACCAATTCTATATATAGCTCACTATAATCACGTGCCGGTAATTCACCTTCTACATGACCGACGGAGAAGGGGAGCTGAGGTGTGGATTTATCCGTCACTTTTTGTTTTGCCTTGTCTAAACATGTATAATAATTATCCAGGCTGctgtaatcattgaaaattcgGGTCAACGTAACAAGTATGACTGCATCATTGGTATACCGACGTAAAAGCAATGTCCGGTTTCATTTCTACGAGGAAATTGACAGCTAGCTAACCgtcaaattatcattttgtgttttgtcgtAGGCTTTCCAAAGTCAGTGAAAATGTTGGAATTTTCCTTAAAACTTTCTATAAATGGTCGAAAGTTTGAGGAAAACACCGAAATCTTGCAACAGTTTATTTTGACCTTTCGTTGTACCCTCATACATCCTCCTACTTTTTGAGTACCACCTAATTATATTACTATCCCGAGGTTTCAAGAAAAGTTGCTATTTTGAGGTTTAAACAGTCTGTTGAACTTTTAAAACGTTAACATTTCAAGGAATAAATCGaaatatttgggagatatcagtATTAAAATTTGTGTCATGAGTGTGTCATTTTGTCAGGTCATGATAACAAAGTGTTGCCAGGAGGTGCAAACACGGCTATTCCTTTagctattcttcttctttttttactttgcaTTCTTCATTCTTTTTTCCATGTTCAAGCTGATTTTACGCACTTGACACTAAAACAATGAAAGCACTTATTAGGTGCATGCTCAGAAATTCAACATGTTTGATCCACCATTATTTTGGAAAGCTCAACTTTATAACGGAAAATATGTAGTGCTATAAATAATAAGTCtataaaaatcaatgcaaatgagaatcggtctgtaatattttgatttgttcaaGCTATCACCTTTGTCTGTCAAAGAACTTTTAAGATGCTATTTCCATGCAGGGTGGAATAAAAATGTTCTTACCTTttctttgggagggggggggggtaggtcgttcatctctatcacatagacacctgatgatggttgggtgtgCTTCTGATACCTTAACTAAGACTCTTCTCAGACGCGTAAGTAAAGATATTATTAGAGAATTATATTGTATACAAGCATTTACAGATGCCTGTAGCAGCGGCGAATTAGATATAGGAGGCTGAAATTTGATGGAAACAGCCAGATGCGAAGAAAGGAGCTTGTGAAGGAGGGGGCATTCCCGTCCTCCCTCCTTGTGCACGCCATTGGCGTTCagtgctgttgccagataatgGTACCGCTTGGAACCACATCGTGACCGGGTTTGCGTTACTTTTACCAAACAAAcgtaatacaaaaacataaatggatctatccactaacaagtaacatgTTAACGTATTTAATTTATAgtcttttatttttctcattCCAATTAAAGGGGTTTTCTTATATAATCGTCCCTGGTCCTACCGAGGGGATACCATTACACGGTGCTTTTTCAGGGACCTTAAGTTTTATCGAAGAGGTAGTGTTTGATTTCCCAGATTGCGAAAAAAATGCTAGCAAAGTTGATTTTGcagcaaatgataataatggatTCAAATAAGACGCACATACGTACCTCAAGTAAGAGGATATTAAAGTCCATGTGCTCAATGTCTTTCGTCGTTATATTTACATCAATTGAATGCTTGATACGTGTTACCGGAAGCCGATTAAAACGCAAAACGTTCACTGCGAATTCTGGACTGCTCACAGAGCGTAAACATCTTGTCGTAAAGATTTTAATAATATGAAAGCAAATTCACCACTTGAATGGCATTAATCTCTCtttattgttataaacttgtttcgaAAAAGGAAGATGTGCATGGTTCTTCAAtgagtatcgataaagtccatTAGTGTGTTACGTGGTCGACATACCggggactacttggtattccattaatggcagttttcttcatctattcattgttcatcataatgtagtccattgactggtaaaacaaatagaacaaAGAACAAGGAATCGGATAATATTCTTCCTAGATCAAACTAGTTTTTTCCTGAGACGTGTACAACAAACAGATAGAccgaagagttgaagacatccccgaagatcatgtgtagtatctgttcccttcgaGGGGAATGGTCATACACACCTCGCGATGGTGGTGGTGTGCatgctggggaggggtgtttcgtttcgctgcgtgctggtcgtccttttgtgtgttttttttttaatgttttagtgggtggttgggggtttgtctctgcaggtcggtgggcatatttattttat
This window contains:
- the LOC139971350 gene encoding uncharacterized protein, with protein sequence MGEEIAKVKAMTAKYPNISDHYNYSEQLMRDSVMALHGIILQDIKLGKKELLKDSKFLQGRLYETLTYILSRQGKDVEQVILEHGHPKLKYLRSRTIIQPKVDLILAKRKPELIFITAAMLKKDSTGYQPDIRSVKTDMARLAYLVLERAVRWGFFIWTGTLDELRHWQMCYNYDELCQAEGNKTSHIVLRRDAMTLPRVGHPIPAFYQAELLLNRIAPEFCIRLYRITPEMTMWEDKDDDVSRLKDFYKMQSQLHTGYGMWGINEQIRNVRGQVMKVRDYVHASLFERARALLMMARVMFTDLVVVKTLDSKEIEETDYLKSHMLELKSAIEDGLHRNNPSSEESSSDDE